Below is a window of Bradyrhizobium sp. SZCCHNS1050 DNA.
TCAGGCTGCGGAAACCGACACCACCATCCGCGTGGAACCGTTGCCGGCCATCGTCAGCGACCGCCTGGCGCTGGAGCAGATCTTCTCCAACCTGATCGACAACGCCATCAAATATCTCAAGCCGGGCGTTCCCGGCGACATCGCCATTCGCGCCCGTACCAAGCTCGGTTTTGCCATCTTCGAGGTTACGGACAACGGCCGGGGGATTGATCCCAGGGATCATCAACGTATCTTTGATCTGTTCCGTCGCGCCGGGACCCAGGACCGTCCGGGTCAGGGGATTGGATTGGCGCATGTCCGCGCGCTGGTGCGTCGGCTCGGCGGAACCATGTCGGTCGCGTCGGAGCTCGACCAGGGCAGCACGTTCACCATCACGCTCCCGATCAACTGGAACGCCTCAAACCGGAACTCAGACCGATGACCATGCCCGTGACGATCATCATGATCGAGGACGACGAAGGCCACGCCCGCCTGATCGAGCGCAATATCCGCCGGTCCGGCGTCAACAACGAGATCAAGCCGTTCACCAATGGTACAGATGCCGTGAAGTATCTGCTGGGTGCTGACGGCACCGGCCTCGATCACAAGGGGCACGCATTGCTGATCCTGCTCGACCTGAACCTGCCGGACATGACCGGCATCGACATCCTCAAGATGGTCAAGCAGAACAGTTTCCTGAAGAGCGCGCCGGTGGTCATCCTCACCACGACGGATGACTCGCAGGAGATCAAGCGCTGCTACGAACTCGGCTGCAACGTCTACATCACCAAGCCGGTCAACTACGAAAGCTTCGCCAACGCCATTCGCCAACTCGGCCTGTTCTTCTCCGTCATCCAGGTTCCGCCCGCCGCATGAGCTCCGCCGCCCCCACGCTGCTCTATATCGACGACGACGCAGCGCTGGCGCGGCTGGTCGAGCGCGGGCTCAAGCGATTGGGCTTCACGGTGGAACACGCCGCCGACGGCAGCGCGGGCTTGCAGCGGCTGGAGCGCGGCGGCATCGACGTCGTGGCGCTCGACCAGTACATGCCAGGCTTCGACGGACTCGAGACGCTGGAGCGCATCATGGCGCTGCCCGAACCGCCGCCGGTGGTGTTCGTCACCGCCTCACAGGATTCCAAGATCGCGGTCACGGCCCTGAAGGCCGGCGCGGCCGACTACCTCGTCAAGGACGTGCAGGGCGAGTTCATTCCCCTGCTGCAGGTCGCGGCCGAAGGCGCGGTGCGCCAGGCCCGGCTGCAGAAGGCCCGCGACGAGGCGGAGGCGGAAGTGCGGGCGTCACGCGACCGCTACGCGGCGCTGGCGGCCGAGCGCGAGGTCCTGCTGCGCGAGGTCAATCACCGCGTCGGCAATTCGCTGCAGATCATCGCCTCGCTGCTACATCTTCAGGCCAACTCCAGCACCCAGGACGACGTCAAGGCCGCGCTCACCAATGCAATGGGCCGCGTCGCCGCCGTGGCGCAGGTGCATCGCCGCCTCTACACGTCTCAGGATCTCAAGAGCGTGCTGCTCAACCAGTATCTGGATTCGCTGCTCGACGACCTGCGCCGCTCGGCGGAGGGCAACCGGATGTCGCGGCTGACCCTGAAGGCGGAACCGGTCGAGATCGACCCGGATCGCGCGGTCGCGATCGGCATCGTCGTCAACGAGCTGGTCATGAACGCGGTCAAATACGCCTACCCCGATGGGCCGGGCCCAATCCATGTCGAGCTGAAGCTTGCAGGTGAGGACATCGTGCTGTCGATCGCCGACAACGGCGTCGGCCTCAACGCAACCAGCGATCCGCGCTCGACCGGCATGGGCCAGCGCATCGTCAGCGCCATGGCGACCAAGCTCGACGCCACCGTCGGCCCCGATCCGAGCCATGCCGGCACCAGGATCGTGGTCCGCTTCCGCCTCGAAAAAGATGCTCCCAAGCCCGCGGCTGCCGCGGTCGGCTGAGCCGACGCAGCCGGCACGCAACCATCGCGCGCCCGGCATCGGCCTGCTATGCTGATCCCATGAATACGCGCGACTCTGCAGCGTCCGAGATTACGCCCGAGGTCCTGCTGCGTGCCTATGCCTGCGGCATCTTCCCGATGGCCGAAAGTGCCGACGACCCGACCTTGTTCTGGGTCGAGCCGGAGCTGCGCGGCGTCATTCCGCTCGACGGCTTTCGCGTCGCCTCGCGCCTTGCGCGCACGGTCCGGTCGGACGCCTTCGCCGTGACCGTGAACCAGGCGTTCAAGGCGGTGATGGATGGCTGCGCCGAGCCGCAGCCTGGCCGCGAGGACACCTGGATCAACAAGCGTATCCGCGAACTCTACACCGGCCTCCACGCGCTTGGCCATTGCCACAGCGTCGAATGCTGGCAGGATGGCGAGCTGGTGGGCGGCCTCTACGGCGTCAGCCTGGGCCGCGCCTTCTTCGGCGAGAGCATGTTTCACCGCACCCGCGACGCCTCGAAGGTCGCGCTCGTGCATCTCGTCGCGCGGCTGATCGCCGGGGGCTTCGAGCTGCTCGACACCCAATACGTCACCGAGCACCTCAAGACCTTCGGCGCCGTCGAGATCCCGCGCCGGCGCTACACCGTGCTGCTCGAAAAGGCCCTGAGGGGGCCGGCCGCCAATTTCGCCAGGCTGGCGGTTGATCGGCCGATCTCGGGCACCGAGGCACTCGCGATCATCGCAGCGCGCGGCTGAGCGAGGTTATCTGAACACTCCGCCGAACGGTCCACCCGCCTGGGGCGGCGGCGGTGGTGGCGGCACCTGCTGGGTCTGATTCTGCTGCGGCGGCGATGGCGGCCTGGGCGCCGCCTGCCGCTGCTGCGGCGGACGCTTTTGCGCAGGCTGCGGCGCCGCGGCCGGCTTCTGATCCGGCGCGGCGGCGCTGATGACCGTGGTCTGCGGCTCTTTGCAGTCAACCAGCCAGATGTCGTAGATCGGGTGCTCGACGCCGTGCAGACCGGGGCTGGCCGCGAACATCCAGCCCGAGAAGATGCGCTTCACCTCGCCCTGCAAGGTGATCTCGTCGACCTGCACGAACGCGTCGGTGTTGGCGGCCTCGGTGGCTGGCCTCGTGTAGCAGGCGTCGGTCTTTACCCGGAGCGCCCCGAACTGCACGGTCTCGCCGATATCCTCGTCGAAATTGATGATGCGGCCGGTGATCTTGTCGAGCCCGGAGAAGCTCGCCTTCTTGTTGACGATCTTCTGCGCCGGCGGTTCGGTCACGACCTCGTCGCCCGGCTGGATGGTGGCCGGGGTCTGCGGTACCGCGCCGTTCGGCGGGATCGCTGCATTCTGGGGTGCGCCGCGTGGCGGTGCCTGCCGCTGACCAGGCGCAGCCCCCGGCTGGCCGGGTGGCGGCACGGCCGCAACCGGAGGATTGTTCTGTGGCAGGATCGTCGTTCCCGGCGGCGGCGCCAGCGGCTGGGATTGGACCGGACCCGGCAGGGCGGCGCCCTGCCCTGGCGGCGGACGGGTTGGCGCCGGCAGCACCCGGCCCTGCGGCAGCTCCGGGATCTCCTCCTCTTCCTCAGGAGGCGGAATCGGCTCGCCACGGCGCGGAATGTTGCCCGGCGGGCGCGGAACGGGATCGGAGAAAATGGTACCGATCTGCGCGCGCGCCGGCACGGACAGCGTGAGGGATGTGGCGGCCAGCAATGCCGCGATACCGGTCAGGACGATTGTTCGGTGCATCTCGCGCGGCTTTATCAGGCGAATCGGGGTTCGGGACAATCAAATCGCGTCATGACCCATCCGCCGCTCTCGATCAGCCCTCCCGTTAACATGTCGAATACGGCGGGGGAAGGGCGAGCTGCCAGCACTCCGCGTGCTGGTCAGCCGGTTCTTCCAATGAGATAGTCGTGATCAAGAGCCGGATCGGAACCGGCGCCAAAGGGAAGGAAATCGATGTCTGATTCGATCCGTCTCGACGGCCGAGTGGCCGTCGTTACCGGCGCGGCCGGCGTCATCGGCGCCGCGACCATGCGGCTGCTGGCCGCGCGCGGGGCCCGCATCGTCGCCGTGGACCGGCGCGAGGCCGATCTCGCCGCCGCGACGGCCGCCCTGCCGGCGAGCGCCGAGGCGCTCGCCGTGGCCGCCGACGTCACCAACGAGGACCAGGTCGCGGCTTATGTGCGACAAGCGTGCGATCGGTTCGGCACCATCGACGTGTTCTTCAACAATGCCGGCATCGAAGGCGAGATCAAGCCGATCACCGCATATCCGCTGGAGGCGTTCCGTCGCGTGCTCGACGTCAACGTCGTCGGCGTCTTCCTCGGCCTCAAGCACGTGCTGCCGGTGATGCTGAAGCAGAACCGCGGCTCGATCATCAACACCGCCTCGATCGCAGGCCTGATCGGCTCGCCGCAGATCGCCGTCTACAGCGCCAGCAAGCACGCGGTCATCGGCCTGACCAAGAGCGCGTCCTGGGAGTGCACCGGCACCAATGTCCGTGTGAACTGCATCTGCCCCGGGCTGATCGAGAGCCGCATGCTGAGCGCGATCATCGAAGGGCGCAGCGGCGCCGCGGTTCCGGCCGACAAGGTGGTCGATCGCGTCCCCGCGCGCCGGCTCGGCCAGGGCGCGGAGGTCGCCTCGATCGTCGCCTTCCTCGCCTCCGACGATGCCAGCTACGTCTCCGGCGCGGCCTACACCGTCGATGGCGGCCGCACCGCCGCCTGACGTCCCTTCAACTTGACCGTCTTTCAACCCGACAGGTTTTTGCAATGCCCGTGCAACTCGATGCCGATGCCGCTGCCGTCTACAAAGCATTTCAGGAGGCCGGTCGGCCGGCCTATGAGACGCTGACACCACAGGAGGCGCGGGACTACTACCTGGCCGCGCGCGTCGTGAGCAATCCCGAGCCGCCCGAGCTTGCGGACGTCAAGGACCTCGCCATCCCTGCCCCGCATGGCACAATCCCGGCACGGCTCTATCGGCCAAGGACGGTGCGGCAGAACAACGGTCTTGCACCAGGATTGGTGTTCTATCACGGCGGCGGCTGGGTGATCGGCAATCTGGAGTCGCATGACGTGGTCTGCCGCGCGCTGGCGCACGAAGGCGAACTGATCGTGATCTCGGTCGACTACCGCCTCGCGCCCGAGCACAAGTTTCCGGCCGCGGTCGACGACGCCGCCGCGGCCATACGATGGATCGCCGACAATGCCGCCGCGCTCGGCATCGATGCCGCCAGGCTCAGCGTCGGCGGCGATTCCGCCGGCGGCAATCTCGCCGCCGTCGTCGCGCTCTTGGCGCGTGACGGCAAGGGCCCGAAGCTCTCAGGCCAGGTGCTGATCTATCCGGCCACCGACTTTTCGATGAGCCATCCCTCGCACAGCGAGCCCGAGACCAGCGTGCTGCTGACGCATTCGGTGATCCGCTGGTTTCGCGACCATTATCTCAACAGTGCCGCCGACATCCACGATTGGCGGGCCTCCCCGGCGAAGGCGGAAACCCTAGCCGGGCTACCGCCCGCCTATGTGCTCACGGCCGGCGCCGATCCGCTGCGCGACGAGGGCGACGACTACGCGCGCCGCTTGCGCGAGGCCGGCGTGCCGGTGACGCATCGCAACCATCCCGGCCAATTCCACGGCTTCTTCACGATGGGCAAGCTGCTCGACCAGGCCAATGTCGCCGCACGCGACATCGGCGCCTGGCTGAAGCAGCTCGACCGGCCCGGTGGCATCTGAGCGTTACCGCGCTGAGCTCAGAACGCACCGACCCGCGAGTTCGCGGGTCGTGCTCACATGCGGCCGAAGTCGTCGCGTGTGAGATCGGCTTGCTCGCGCTCGAGCAGCAGCTACATCCCGCGCAAGCCGGCCGGGACGACTGGACAGCTCACATTTCATTCCTCGCAGCAGGAGACTCCCACATGAAGACCGTGAACCTCGCCGACAAGCTGAGCCAATTCTCAGGCCATTGGGACCCGCACGTGGTCGCGGACTACAACGACAATGACGTGATGGTCGTGAAGTTCATGGGAGAATTCCCGTTCCACAAGCATGACACGACGGATGACTTCTTCCTGGTCCTGGAAGGCGAGATGGAGATGGACATTCAGGGGCAGCCGTCGCGGACGGTGAAGGCCGGCGAGTTGTTCGTCGTCCCCAAAGGGGTCGTCCACCGGCCGCGCGCGGCCAAGGAGGTCAAGGTGCTCCTGATCGAACCCAAGGGCGAACCGAACTCCGGCGACTCCGACCGGGTGCCCGCGCCCAAGCCGCGCATCTGACTCGCCGGAAGGCGTCAGACCTTCGGGCCTCCGCGAGCTTGAGATATCATTCAGAGCGGACAGGTGAGCAGGATAAACATGGAGCCAACTCTGGAGATTGCGCTGGCTTGGTTCAAGCCCGAAGAGTGGGAGGACATCAGGCGGATCTGCCCGGATCTGCACGACACTTATGAAGAATGGCTGGCCAGCGCTCAGGAGGTCATCGACACGATCGGCAGTCGCCCGGACGAGCGGATCGTGAAAGTGATCCTGACCGCGGCCGAGCTTCGGAAATGGCAACGTGCGACAGGCCGCAAAGTCGATGGCAGGGTTCGCTCACAGCTTGCCGCCAGGCGCGCGCGCAAGATCCGCAACGAGTCCCCACAGCCGGCTCCCGAGCCCCGTTCTGGCTCAGAAGGCAGTCGCTGACGCTTGTCGCTCAGTTCGCTCAGGCGGGCCACGGCAAGTTCTGAGGGCGCAACGGCCGCCCATGCAGCGAACGAAGCGGAGCATCGCCGAAATGTCCGCTGTTCTTGCGCTGCAACCGAGATAGTGTCCCGTCGCCCGCAAGGACGGCTTATGGCCGTCTGGCAGGCCCCTCCTCCAATAGGATCGCCCCGATGTTCGACCGCTTGACCCGCCAGCCCGAGGATCCCCTGCTCGCTCTGATCGGCATCTTCAAGGCTGACCCGAGAGCCGACAAGGTCGATCTCGGCGTCGGCGTGTATCGCGACGAGGCCGGCCATTCGCCGATCTTCCGCGCTGTGAAAGCTGCGGAGCGCATCATCTGGGAGAGCCAGGACAGCAAGAGCTATGTGGCGCCGGAAGGCGACCAGCTCTTCCTCGACCTGTTGTGGTCGCTCGTCGGCGGCCCCGCGCCCTCGGTCCATGCCGCAGGCGTGCAGACCCCGGGCGGCTCGGGTGCGCTCCGCCTCGCCGCCGATTTGATCCGCCAGGCCGGCACCGGCAAGATCTGGCTCGGACTGCCGAGCTGGCCCAACCACGCCGGCATCTTCGCCGCGGCGGGGCTCGAGGTCGAGACCTATCCCTACTTCGACGTTCCGTCGCAGACGCTGCAGCTCGACCGCATGCTGGAGGCGCTGCAGCGCGCCGCGCCCGGCGACGCCGTCCTGATCCACGCCTCCTGCCACAACCCGACCGGCGCCCCGCTCAGCACCGAGGACTTTGCGCGCATCACCGCCGTGATGGCCGCGCGTGGCCTCGTGCCGCTGATCGACTCCGCTTATCAGGGTTTTGGCGCCGGTCTCGAGGGCGATGCCGCCGGCCTGCGGGCAATGGTCGCGGCCGTGCCCGAGGCGCTGCTGGCGGTGTCCTGCTCGAAGTCCTTCGGACTCTACCGCGAGCGGACCGGCGCGCTCTACGCCGTCGCCTCGGCACAGGCCGCAGCCGAGACCGCGCGCTCCAATCTCGTCTCCATCGCCCGCACCAGCTATTCGATGCCGCCCGACCATGGCTCGGCGATCGTCAAGACGATTCTCGACACGCCGGACCTCTATGCCGACTGGAGCAGCGAGCTCGAGACGATGCGCCAGCGCCTCGCCGCGCTGCGCCGCTCTTTTGCCGAGGCGCTCGGCGGGCGCTGGTCCAACACGATCGCGATCGGCGTCCAGGAAGGCATGTTCTCGCTGCTGCCGGTGACGCCGGCCGAGGTCATGACTTTGCGCGAAAAGCACGGCGTGTACATGCCGACCTCGGGCCGCATCAACATTGCAGGCCTGAAGCTCGCCGACGTCGCGCGCGTTGCCGGCCTGTTCAAGTCGCTTTGAAACATCGCCTGCAAGGATCAAGGCCGTGACAGAGATCGTCGCTCAGGAGCGGCACAAGCTCTACGAGGACGCGATGGCGCTGACGCTGGGCACGCTGTTCGTGTCGCTCGGCATGCTGATCTACAGCAAGACGGTGCTGCTGGTCGGCAGCACCGCCGGTCTGTCGCTGCTGTTGAGCTACATCAGCGGCTATGGTTTCGGCGTCAGCTTCTTCCTGATCAATCTGCCGTTCTATGCGTTGGCCGTCCGGCGCATGGGCTGGCCGTTCACGATCCGCACCTTTGTCGCGGTCGGGCTCGTCGCCCTGTTCTCACGGCTGACGACGTCATGGATCGACATCAGCCATATCGATCCGATCTATGCCACTGTAATCGGCGCCGGCCTGACCGGGACCGGCCTGTTGATGCTGTTCCGGCATCGCACCGGGCTTGGCGGGATCAACATTCTGGCGCTGTATCTGCAGGAGCACTGGAAGATCCGCGCCGGCTATTTCCAGCTCGCCGTCGATTTCCTCATCATGATCGCCGCGTTCTTCGTCATCCCCGTGAACCGGCTGGCGCTGTCGATCCTCGGCATCGTGATCGTCAACGTCATCATCGCGATCAACCACAAGCCGGGGCGCTATATGGCGCTGAGCTGAACGGCCGAGCTCCAAGCGCAAGGTCGATCTGCGCTCGGATAGCCCCACCGTGACACGCGCCGGATGCCGCACGAGTGCGCTGCACCTTGCCAGACGGCGCATTCCGTGGGATGAAAGCTCTGGTATGCCAGCAACCGAGGCAATGGGTTACCGCATCCGTCCGCTCCTGCCGGACGCCTGACGGACTCGTCGGTACGGCTGGATCGCCAACAAGAAACGCGAACGCAAAATCTCGAACCGATCTCTGGGGACGACCAAGGTATGGCACGCAACATTCTGATTCTCGGGGCCTCCTACGGCTCCCTCCTCGGCACCAAGCTGCTGATGGCCGGCCACAACGTGACGCTGGTCTGCCGCAAGAAGACAGCCGAGCTGATCAACCGCGACGGCACGGAAGTCCGCATCAAGCTGCGCGACGATCCGGCGCATCGCTCGATCTTCTCGCGCGACCTGCCGGGCAAGCTCGACGCGGCCACGCCCGATAGCGTCGACCTGTCGCGCTACGACCTGGTCGGTCTTGCGATGCAGGAGCCGCAGTACACCAACCACACCATTCGCGTGCTGATGGTGAAGATCGCCGAGGCCAAGCTGCCGTGCCTCTCGATCATGAACATGCCGCCGCTGCCCTATCTCAAGCGCATCCCGGCGCTCGCCAACGTCGACCTCGACGAGGCCTACACCAATCCCGCGGTGTGGGAACGCTTCACGCCCGGGCTGGTCACGCTGTGCTCGCCGGATCCGCAGGCCTTCCGTCCGCCGGAGGAAGCCGCCAACGTGCTGCATGTCGGCCTGCCGACCAACTTCAAGGCCGCCGCGTTCGAGGACGAGACGCACAACGCGTTGCTCCGCGAGCTGGAGCGCGACATCGACGCGGTCAGGCTCGACGGCCAGGACGTGCCCGTGAAGCTGAAGGTGTTCGACTCGCTGTTCGTGCCGCTGGCGAAGTGGTCGATGCTGCTCACCGGCAACTACCGCTGCATCACCCGCGGTGAACCGCAGGCGATCCGCGATGCCGTGCATAGCAATCTCGCCCAGTCGAAATCGATCTACGAGCATGTCGATGCCATCGCCCGCAAGCTCGGCGCCGATCCGAGCGACCAGGTGCCGTTCGAGAAATACGCCAAGGCGGCCGAGAGCCTGCTCAAGCCGTCGTCGGCCGCGCGCGCCGTCGCCGCGGGCGCGCCGTTCATCGAACGCGTCGACCTTCTGGTGAAGCTGATCTCGCAGCAGCTCGGCATGCCCAACCCCGACATCGAGCAGACGGTGCAGACGGTCGACTTCAAGCTCAACGAGAAGATCGTGGTCGGCGGCTCCAGCGCGCAGTGATGCGCAGGCGCCGACATCGTCCGTAACCAGATGTGACTTTGCATGAACGCGCGGCCGACGCATGGTTCGCGCGTTCATTGATTCCCATCGTTCGGAATGAAGATGCCGTCCTTCGGGCCTCTCGCTTTTCCTCTGCAGGCCCTGAGCTGGCTCGGCAATCAGGGCACCCGCGCCATCGTCGCGGTTCTGCTGGCGGCAATCGCCGTGCCGCCGCTGGGCGAGCTGGCGCGGCCCTACGTCACACAGGCGATCTTCCTGCTGCTCTGCATCTCCTTCATGCGCGTCGACGTCGCGATGCTAACAGCGCATCTGCGCCGCCCGCTGCTGGTGGTGGCCGCGACCGCATGGACCACGATCGCCGTGCCGACGCTGGTCGGCACGATTGGACGCATCGCCGGCGTCGATGCCACCGCGCCCGACCTGTATCTCGCGCTGATGCTGCAGGGGACGGCCTCGCCGATGATGGCCTCGCCCGCACTCGCCGCGCTGATGGGGCTCGACGCGACGCTGGTTCTCATCACGCTGGTGACCTCGACCGCGCTGGTGCCGCTGACGGCGCCGCTGTTCGCCTATGTGTTTTTGGGTGAGACATTGTCACTGTCTCCGGCCGCGCTCGGGCTGAAGCTCGCCGCCATCCTTGCGGGCGCCCTGGCGGCGGCCGCCGCGATCCGCCTTGCCCTCGGCATCGCGACGATCCGCCGCCACCGCGCGCCGATCGACGGCGTCAACGTCCTCATCCTGTTCGTGTTCGCGTCCGCCATCATGGCCCATTTCCTGGCCGACCTGGCCGCCAGCCCGTTCCGCATGCTGGGACTGGCGCTGCTCGCCTTCACCGTGTTCTTCCTGTTGCTTGGTACCACGATGCTGCTGTTTCGCGGCGCGGGGCGCGAACGCGCGATGGCGCTCGGCATGATGGTGTCGCTACGCAACATGGGGCTGATGCTCGCGGCGACCGAGGGCGCGATCCCCGGCACCACCTGGCTGTATTTCGCGATGAGCCAGTTCCCGATCCACCTTGCGCCGCAACTGTTGCGCCCGCTCGCCGAGCGCCTGCGTCCAAGGCCGCTTCCATCGGGCGGGACCGATCACGGCTTGATCAATCCTGCATCGGAATGAGGCAGAGCAGCAACGGCATGCGGCCGTTCCGGCATGACACGACGGCGAGCCGCTTACTATCAAGGCCGACATGGTTGTTGCTGGCGTGCAAGGCCGGCGCTACGCTCCGTGCCTGTTGGTGCAGGAGGATTATGTGACCACGTCAGACGATCAGAAAATTTCCGAAGACCGCCGCGATGCGCTGCGCTACGCGCTCGCCATCGGCTCCGGTGCCGCGCTTGCGTCCGCCATGACGACGACGCCCGCCTCGGCGCAAGCGGCCGACAACACGCTCGACCGCGTCCGCGCCAACAAGGTGCTGCGCATCGCCGTGCTGCCGGGCGAGCTGCCCTATTTCAACAAGGATCTTGCCACCGGCACCTGGTCGGGCTTCTCGATCGAGATGGCCAACGACATCGCCAAGCTGCTCGACGTGAAGCTCGAATATGTCGAGTCGACCTACGGCAATTCGGTGCTCGACCTGCAGGCCGGCAAGATCGATCTCGGCTTCGCCCTCAACCCGACGCCGCAGCGCGCGCTGGTCATCGACTTCTGCGGCACGGTGTTCCCGCATCCGTTCGGCGCCATGCTGAAGAAGGGCATGGAAGCGAAGACCTGGGCCGACATCAACAAGCCGGAAGTGAAGATCGCCGTCGACGTCGGCTCGGCCAACGAGGCGGTGGCGCGGCGCTTTGCTCCCAACGCCACGATCAAGTCGCTCAAGTCGCGCGACGAAGTGATGCTGGAGATGGCCTCGGGCCGCGTCGACGTCGTCGTCAACGCCCTGATCCTGGGCCTCACCGCAATCGCCAAGAACCCCAATCTCGGCTCCTACAAGATCCTGCAGTCGCCCTCGGTCGCGATCCCCTCCAGCATGGGCGTGCGCCGCGAGGCCGACAAGCGCTGGCGCGACTTCCTCGCGGTGTGGATCGACTACAACCGCGGCATCGGCCAGATGCGCGAATGGTTCGTCAAGGGCCTGGGGCTGGCCGGCGTCAAGGCCGAGGACGTGCCGGTCGAGGTGAATATCTAAGCGAAGCCACGCTCTCTCCCAGCGTCATTGCGAGGAGCGCAGCGACGAAGCAATCCAGGACCGTTCGTGCCGCCCTGGATTGCTTCGCGTCGCTCGCAATGACGGAGGCATTCGATGATGTATCGCCTCACGCCTTGTCGTACGTCATGCCGCGCTCGAAGCGGCGGCCCAGGAGCGTCGCCGGAAACAGGATCGCGAAATAGATCAGCGCGATGATGGTGTAGACCTCGAGCGGCCGATAGGTGTCGGCGTTGATCAGCGTCGCGTTGTAGACGAGATCGGGCACTGCGATCACCGACACCAGCGAGGTGTTCTTCAACTGCGTCACCGACTGGTTGACGTAGGGCGCCAGCATCGGCTTCAAGGCCTGTGGCAGGATCACGAGCCGCATCATCCGCCACGGACGCAGGCCGAGCGCGCGCGCCGCATCCCATTGCCCGCGTGGCACGCTCTCGATGCTGCCGCGCACGATCTCGGCATAGAACGCCCCGGCGTAGAGCGACAGCACGGTGACCGCGGCGACATGCGCCGGAATGTTGACGCCGATCACCACCGGGAACGCGTAATAGAACCAGATGATCTGCACCAGCAGCGGGGTGCAGCGGAACAGCTCGATATAGCCGATCAACAGCCAGTCGATCACGACCGGACGGCGCAGCCTGACGATGCCGACGACGAGCCCGATCACCGAGCCGAGCAGGATGGTGCCGAGCGTGTACGCCATGGTCCAGCCGAGCCCCAGCCAGAACAGATGGCTGTACTTGGCGAGGATGGCGAAATCCCAGGTATAGTTCATCGCAGCTCCGGCGTGACGCGGTCGCGGCCCCTCACAGATACCGGCTCGGAGCAAAGGCGGAGACGTCGAACGACGGCGCCTCGCCCGTGATCATCGCGGCGATCGCCGCGCCCGTGGCCGGCCCCGTGGTGAAGCCGATATGCTGATTGCCGAATGCAAGCCACAGGCCGGAATGGCGCGGCGCCGGCCCGATCATCGGCAGCGAATCCGGCAAGGTCGGCCGCGCGCCGCGCCATGGCTGGGCCACGGCCTCGCCGAACTCGACCACGCCGCGCGCCAGCGGGACCACCTGCTCGAGCTGGGCGAAATTCGACGGCGCATCGCGATCGGTCAGCTCGACGCCGGAGGTGACGCGCACGCCGTTCTCCATCGGCGTCATCAGGAAGCTGCCCTCGGCGTCGTGGATCGGACGGTACAGCATGCGCTCCGGATTGGGCGTGAACTCCTGGTGATAGCCGCGCTCGAACGCCATCGGCACCCGGTAGCCGAGCGACCTGAGAATGTCCGGCGACCAGGGACCGAGCGCAACCACGACATGACGGGCGCGAATCTCGCCGTCGCCGAGCACGACACGCCAGCCGTCCCCGTCGGACAGCACCGCCCTGATCTCGGACTGCCGCAGCACGCCGCCCGCGCCCTCGAACATCCGCGCGTAGGCTTTCGTCACATTGCCGGGCGAGTCGACCGACGCGGTCTGGCTATGCAGCAGTCCCACTTTGTAGACCGGCAGCATATTAGGCTCGAGCGCGGAAATGCCCTGGCGGTCGAGCAGCTCGCTCTTGATGCCGTATTCGGCCAGGAGAGCCTGCTCCGCCTTGGCCGCTCCGACAGCGTCGCTGCGCCACGCCTTGAGCCAGCCGGTCTCGCGGATCCGCTGCGGCTCGCCGGCGCGAACGATCCAGTCGCGATGCAGTTTCAGCGACGCGCCGATCAGGCCATGCAGCGCGGTGGCGCGCGGCTTGACGCGGGACTCCACGGCATTGGCGAGAAAGCGCAGCAC
It encodes the following:
- a CDS encoding SDR family oxidoreductase — translated: MSDSIRLDGRVAVVTGAAGVIGAATMRLLAARGARIVAVDRREADLAAATAALPASAEALAVAADVTNEDQVAAYVRQACDRFGTIDVFFNNAGIEGEIKPITAYPLEAFRRVLDVNVVGVFLGLKHVLPVMLKQNRGSIINTASIAGLIGSPQIAVYSASKHAVIGLTKSASWECTGTNVRVNCICPGLIESRMLSAIIEGRSGAAVPADKVVDRVPARRLGQGAEVASIVAFLASDDASYVSGAAYTVDGGRTAA
- the aat gene encoding leucyl/phenylalanyl-tRNA--protein transferase, whose protein sequence is MNTRDSAASEITPEVLLRAYACGIFPMAESADDPTLFWVEPELRGVIPLDGFRVASRLARTVRSDAFAVTVNQAFKAVMDGCAEPQPGREDTWINKRIRELYTGLHALGHCHSVECWQDGELVGGLYGVSLGRAFFGESMFHRTRDASKVALVHLVARLIAGGFELLDTQYVTEHLKTFGAVEIPRRRYTVLLEKALRGPAANFARLAVDRPISGTEALAIIAARG
- a CDS encoding response regulator — its product is MTMPVTIIMIEDDEGHARLIERNIRRSGVNNEIKPFTNGTDAVKYLLGADGTGLDHKGHALLILLDLNLPDMTGIDILKMVKQNSFLKSAPVVILTTTDDSQEIKRCYELGCNVYITKPVNYESFANAIRQLGLFFSVIQVPPAA
- a CDS encoding cupin domain-containing protein, which produces MKTVNLADKLSQFSGHWDPHVVADYNDNDVMVVKFMGEFPFHKHDTTDDFFLVLEGEMEMDIQGQPSRTVKAGELFVVPKGVVHRPRAAKEVKVLLIEPKGEPNSGDSDRVPAPKPRI
- a CDS encoding sensor histidine kinase, coding for MSSAAPTLLYIDDDAALARLVERGLKRLGFTVEHAADGSAGLQRLERGGIDVVALDQYMPGFDGLETLERIMALPEPPPVVFVTASQDSKIAVTALKAGAADYLVKDVQGEFIPLLQVAAEGAVRQARLQKARDEAEAEVRASRDRYAALAAEREVLLREVNHRVGNSLQIIASLLHLQANSSTQDDVKAALTNAMGRVAAVAQVHRRLYTSQDLKSVLLNQYLDSLLDDLRRSAEGNRMSRLTLKAEPVEIDPDRAVAIGIVVNELVMNAVKYAYPDGPGPIHVELKLAGEDIVLSIADNGVGLNATSDPRSTGMGQRIVSAMATKLDATVGPDPSHAGTRIVVRFRLEKDAPKPAAAAVG
- a CDS encoding DUF2155 domain-containing protein encodes the protein MHRTIVLTGIAALLAATSLTLSVPARAQIGTIFSDPVPRPPGNIPRRGEPIPPPEEEEEIPELPQGRVLPAPTRPPPGQGAALPGPVQSQPLAPPPGTTILPQNNPPVAAVPPPGQPGAAPGQRQAPPRGAPQNAAIPPNGAVPQTPATIQPGDEVVTEPPAQKIVNKKASFSGLDKITGRIINFDEDIGETVQFGALRVKTDACYTRPATEAANTDAFVQVDEITLQGEVKRIFSGWMFAASPGLHGVEHPIYDIWLVDCKEPQTTVISAAAPDQKPAAAPQPAQKRPPQQRQAAPRPPSPPQQNQTQQVPPPPPPPQAGGPFGGVFR
- a CDS encoding alpha/beta hydrolase, translated to MPVQLDADAAAVYKAFQEAGRPAYETLTPQEARDYYLAARVVSNPEPPELADVKDLAIPAPHGTIPARLYRPRTVRQNNGLAPGLVFYHGGGWVIGNLESHDVVCRALAHEGELIVISVDYRLAPEHKFPAAVDDAAAAIRWIADNAAALGIDAARLSVGGDSAGGNLAAVVALLARDGKGPKLSGQVLIYPATDFSMSHPSHSEPETSVLLTHSVIRWFRDHYLNSAADIHDWRASPAKAETLAGLPPAYVLTAGADPLRDEGDDYARRLREAGVPVTHRNHPGQFHGFFTMGKLLDQANVAARDIGAWLKQLDRPGGI